GTCCCGCTCGGCCGGCAGGCCGACGTCGATGATCTCGGTGACGGTGCCGGGACGTGGGCTCATGACGACGACGCGGTCCGCGAGGTAGACGGCCTCCGGGATGGAGTGGGTCACCAGGAGGACAGTGGTGCGGGTCTGGCGCCAGATGCGGTTCATCTCGACGTTGAGCTGCTCGCGGGTGAGCGCGTCGAGCGCGCCGAACGGTTCGTCCATGAGGAGGACGGGCGGCTCGTGCAGCAGGGCCCGGCACAGGGCGACCCGCTGCTGCATCCCGCCCGACAGCTCGTGCGGATACGCGTCCTCGAAGCCGGTGAGCCCCGTCATCCGGATCAGTTCGTCGGCACGCGCGCGTGCCGGTTCGGTGGCCATGCCGCGCATCTCCGCCTGGAGGAGGATGTTGCGGCGCGCCGAGCGCCACTCCAGGAGGGCCGCGCGCTGGAACACGTACCCGATGTCGTGGCGCGGGCCGCGCACCTGCTCGCCGTAGAGGCTGACCTCACCGGACGAGGGCGAAAGGAGGCCCGCGACGAGCTTGAGGAGCGTGGACTTGCCGCAGCCGGAGGGTCCG
The DNA window shown above is from Streptomyces sp. NBC_01445 and carries:
- a CDS encoding ABC transporter ATP-binding protein, with translation MPKDATLKKAGTASAHVGPAVRVADVDVRFRTKKKDVTALTDVSLDVASGEFVAIVGPSGCGKSTLLKLVAGLLSPSSGEVSLYGEQVRGPRHDIGYVFQRAALLEWRSARRNILLQAEMRGMATEPARARADELIRMTGLTGFEDAYPHELSGGMQQRVALCRALLHEPPVLLMDEPFGALDALTREQLNVEMNRIWRQTRTTVLLVTHSIPEAVYLADRVVVMSPRPGTVTEIIDVGLPAERDYAQTLATPEFRTATGRIRELLGAVSAHD